The following are encoded together in the Scytonema millei VB511283 genome:
- a CDS encoding glycosyltransferase family 2 protein, whose product MMPKLSIIIPTRDRPQLLARAVQSALSQTMTDLEVIVVDDASTQPIDLPADPRLRIIRLSTSHGGAGARNVGTKAAQGRWIAYLDDDDCLLPQMAAVSLEAIAKATLPPPVGVISGIDVVDDAGKILETRIPPPSRPRGCHFALEVLEPGKSYNTKQTLVVEREVILQIGGWDEAFRSRVHTELFLRLNPVCSILGLPIVTYQLYEHPGARVSRNTNLRQESFQRLIDKHQAIFRAHPQMFANFVYDHALMSYRMGQKSQALSSVVWAIQIDPLRTMKKTIKKLISKSKVKS is encoded by the coding sequence ATGATGCCAAAACTCAGTATCATCATACCGACGCGCGATCGCCCGCAACTATTAGCGCGTGCGGTTCAAAGTGCTTTATCGCAAACCATGACAGATCTCGAAGTTATTGTCGTTGACGATGCTTCAACTCAACCTATAGATTTACCAGCAGATCCGCGTTTGCGAATAATTCGTCTCTCTACCTCTCACGGGGGTGCAGGGGCGCGGAATGTAGGTACGAAAGCGGCGCAAGGGCGCTGGATTGCCTATTTAGATGACGATGACTGTCTTTTACCCCAAATGGCAGCTGTATCCTTAGAGGCGATCGCTAAAGCAACTTTACCTCCACCTGTCGGCGTTATTTCTGGGATCGACGTGGTAGATGATGCAGGTAAAATTTTAGAAACACGTATTCCGCCTCCCAGTCGTCCCCGTGGCTGTCATTTTGCATTAGAAGTTTTGGAACCAGGTAAGTCGTACAATACCAAACAAACTTTAGTGGTGGAACGGGAAGTAATTTTACAGATAGGAGGCTGGGATGAGGCGTTTCGTTCCCGCGTCCATACCGAACTTTTTCTGCGGCTGAATCCTGTCTGTTCGATCTTGGGTTTACCGATCGTCACTTATCAACTTTACGAGCATCCAGGGGCGCGAGTGTCGCGCAATACGAATTTGCGTCAGGAAAGTTTTCAACGTTTGATTGACAAGCATCAGGCAATTTTTCGCGCCCACCCGCAGATGTTTGCGAATTTTGTTTACGATCACGCCCTCATGTCCTATCGGATGGGGCAAAAGTCTCAAGCCTTATCCAGTGTTGTTTGGGCAATACAGATCGATCCATTACGGACGATGAAAAAGACGATAAAAAAGTTGATAAGTAAGTCAAAAGTTAAAAGTTAA
- a CDS encoding ABC transporter ATP-binding protein yields the protein MTHAIAIQVALENVSKIYGKVQAVQSVSLDVQQGEFFTLLGASGSGKTTLLRLIGGFETPDTGCIYIGGKDVSRLPAYKRNVHTVFQDYALFPHLSVFDNVAYALQAKRSPVAEISQRVTEALKLVQLAEMAQRLPSQLSGGQKQRVALARAIVDRPDVLLLDEPLSALDAKIRMELRQELKQLQRQTGISFVYITHDQEEALALSDRIAILKSGKLLQVGTPLEVYEQPADLYVAEFIGRANFLDGVLLSVDGQRGRVQIGETAIVEGTVVEGAIATISPGNAVRLVVRPENICLNRADIGYAATIIQSQYLGYATSYLVQAIGLNFHVTELRRRGTSPYKEGERVFISWEWMEALIFSS from the coding sequence TTGACTCACGCGATCGCGATCCAGGTTGCTTTAGAAAACGTCAGTAAGATTTACGGCAAAGTCCAAGCCGTGCAGTCTGTCAGTCTCGACGTGCAGCAAGGAGAATTTTTCACGCTGCTGGGGGCTTCTGGTTCGGGCAAAACAACTTTATTGCGGCTGATTGGCGGATTTGAAACGCCCGATACTGGCTGTATTTATATTGGGGGCAAAGATGTCAGTCGGTTGCCTGCCTATAAGCGCAACGTCCATACAGTGTTTCAGGACTACGCCTTGTTTCCCCACCTATCGGTATTTGACAACGTAGCATATGCTTTACAAGCAAAGCGATCGCCCGTAGCAGAAATTAGCCAACGAGTTACGGAAGCTTTGAAACTCGTCCAACTCGCAGAAATGGCGCAGAGGCTACCTTCTCAACTTTCCGGCGGACAAAAACAACGGGTAGCTTTAGCACGGGCAATTGTCGATCGCCCTGACGTGTTACTTTTAGACGAACCGCTTTCAGCTTTGGATGCCAAAATTCGGATGGAACTGCGGCAGGAATTGAAACAACTCCAACGTCAGACGGGAATTAGCTTTGTTTATATTACTCACGACCAAGAAGAAGCCTTAGCGTTGAGCGATCGCATTGCGATTCTTAAATCGGGCAAGCTATTACAAGTCGGCACGCCTCTAGAAGTCTACGAACAGCCCGCCGATTTATACGTCGCTGAATTTATCGGACGGGCAAATTTTCTCGATGGCGTGTTGTTAAGTGTAGATGGGCAGCGAGGCAGAGTGCAAATTGGCGAGACAGCAATTGTTGAAGGAACAGTTGTTGAAGGAGCGATCGCTACAATTTCTCCTGGTAATGCAGTACGATTAGTCGTGCGTCCAGAAAATATTTGCTTAAATCGTGCCGACATTGGTTATGCAGCCACCATTATTCAAAGTCAATACCTCGGTTATGCTACGAGTTATTTAGTTCAGGCGATCGGACTCAATTTCCACGTCACGGAACTGCGGCGACGCGGAACTAGCCCTTACAAAGAGGGAGAACGAGTTTTTATTTCTTGGGAATGGATGGAAGCATTGATTTTTTCTTCTTAG
- the gyrA gene encoding DNA gyrase subunit A, with amino-acid sequence MAKQLNLLPAGQVIPTALHTEMQRSYLEYAMSVIVGRALPDVRDGLKPVHRRILYAMHELGLTPDRPYRKCARVVGDVLGKYHPHGDQAVYDALVRLVQDFSSRYPMLAGHGNFGSVDNDPPAAMRYTETRLAPIGNEAMLTEIGEETVDFIGNFDNSQQEPVVLPAQLPFLLLNGASGIAVGMATNIPPHNLGEIIDGLVTLIDQPELSDDKLFELIPGPDFPTGGEIIGSTGIREAYTTGRGSITIRGIAQIEEIQTGVKRSRRTTAIVVTELPYQVNKAGWIEKVAELVNQGRIEGIGDLRDESDRQGMRVVIELKRDADPQVVLRQLYHHTSLQTNFGAIFLALVDGQPRQLSLRQLLQEFLSFREQTLIRRYTHDLNRAESRVHLVEGLLTALSHLDEVIAILRQASDGSTAKITLQNELQLSEAQADAILAMPMRRLTGLEQQNLQTEFESLSEQIQTLRRLLSDRHELLKALKKDLRSLRRKFADSRRTRIGTQEAEEQSKKSSSIPNSEFRIPNSEEVALEFTQKGYVRRLAVNGNKPGRKPKSDNGLMENDFVIQTAATKTDENLVVFTSGGKVYPLQVGDIPPSSGRSLRGTPLISLLPGSAANGTESIVTQMLLPPETENIQALFMTQLGRVKRLAASELQNLTNRGLTVVKFKDEDRLLGVQPIEPGQFLILASAGGRLLRFGIDDEQLPILGRTAMGMQGLRLRKQEEMVGGVAIDDLKTNLLLVTQEGYAKRIPAHVLRQGNRGDIPTQALAFASKSDRLAGIVSATISEVALLTSNQRIVRLPVDKIGKWGKEGTGDRLREIKDNEKIISVIAIPATTSSGME; translated from the coding sequence ATGGCAAAACAATTAAACCTTCTCCCAGCGGGACAGGTGATTCCCACAGCCCTGCATACAGAAATGCAACGGTCTTATCTGGAATATGCCATGAGCGTAATTGTAGGGCGGGCATTACCAGACGTACGTGATGGCTTAAAACCAGTTCACAGGCGCATTTTATATGCCATGCATGAATTGGGTTTAACTCCCGATCGCCCTTATCGTAAATGCGCCAGGGTAGTAGGTGACGTACTCGGTAAGTACCATCCTCACGGCGACCAAGCAGTATACGATGCTTTAGTCCGGTTGGTACAAGACTTTTCCAGCCGCTATCCAATGCTGGCGGGACACGGGAACTTCGGTTCGGTAGATAACGACCCGCCAGCAGCAATGCGTTATACCGAGACTCGCCTCGCGCCTATTGGTAATGAGGCGATGCTGACTGAAATTGGCGAAGAAACGGTTGATTTTATCGGCAACTTTGACAATTCCCAACAAGAGCCAGTCGTATTACCAGCCCAACTACCATTTTTATTGCTCAACGGTGCGTCGGGAATTGCTGTGGGGATGGCGACAAATATTCCTCCCCACAATTTGGGAGAAATCATCGATGGTTTAGTTACCCTGATCGACCAACCAGAATTATCGGACGACAAGCTATTTGAGTTAATCCCTGGACCCGACTTTCCCACTGGGGGCGAAATTATTGGCAGTACGGGAATTCGCGAAGCTTACACCACTGGACGGGGTAGTATTACCATCAGAGGAATCGCTCAAATTGAAGAAATTCAAACTGGAGTCAAGCGATCGCGCCGTACTACGGCAATTGTCGTCACGGAATTACCCTACCAAGTTAACAAAGCAGGTTGGATCGAAAAAGTCGCGGAATTAGTTAATCAGGGTAGGATTGAGGGCATTGGCGATTTGCGAGATGAAAGCGATCGCCAAGGAATGCGGGTGGTAATAGAACTCAAACGAGATGCCGATCCGCAGGTTGTTCTGCGCCAGTTGTACCATCACACTTCCCTGCAAACAAATTTTGGGGCAATTTTTCTTGCTTTAGTAGACGGACAACCGCGCCAACTTTCTTTAAGACAGCTATTACAGGAATTTTTAAGTTTCCGCGAACAAACTCTGATTCGGCGTTACACTCACGACTTGAATCGAGCCGAAAGTCGCGTGCATTTGGTAGAAGGGTTGCTAACAGCTTTATCCCACTTGGATGAAGTCATTGCAATTTTGCGACAGGCAAGCGATGGTAGTACGGCTAAAATCACCCTGCAAAATGAGTTGCAATTGAGCGAAGCCCAAGCCGATGCAATCTTAGCAATGCCCATGCGTCGCCTGACGGGTTTGGAACAACAGAACCTACAAACTGAATTTGAATCTCTTAGCGAACAAATTCAAACTTTGCGACGGTTGTTAAGCGATCGCCACGAGTTATTAAAGGCACTGAAAAAAGATTTGCGATCGCTCAGACGTAAATTTGCCGACTCTCGCCGGACTCGCATTGGCACTCAAGAAGCAGAAGAACAGAGCAAGAAAAGCTCGTCAATTCCGAATTCCGAATTCCGAATTCCGAATTCTGAAGAGGTTGCTTTAGAATTTACCCAAAAAGGGTATGTCAGAAGGTTAGCTGTTAACGGTAATAAGCCAGGTAGGAAGCCGAAGTCAGACAACGGTTTGATGGAAAATGACTTTGTGATTCAAACCGCAGCCACGAAGACGGATGAGAATTTAGTTGTATTTACCAGTGGTGGAAAGGTTTACCCGTTGCAGGTGGGCGATATTCCTCCTAGTAGCGGGCGATCGCTGCGGGGTACGCCGTTGATTAGCTTACTGCCTGGATCGGCTGCTAACGGTACGGAAAGTATAGTGACTCAAATGCTATTACCCCCAGAAACAGAAAACATCCAAGCGCTATTCATGACTCAATTAGGACGAGTGAAGCGCTTAGCTGCATCGGAGTTACAAAATCTGACCAATCGCGGTTTGACGGTGGTGAAGTTCAAGGATGAAGACCGCTTGTTAGGCGTGCAACCGATCGAGCCGGGGCAATTTTTGATCCTCGCTTCAGCAGGAGGTAGGCTGTTAAGGTTTGGTATAGATGACGAGCAATTACCAATTCTAGGACGCACGGCAATGGGAATGCAAGGCTTGCGGCTGCGAAAACAAGAAGAAATGGTTGGCGGAGTGGCAATAGACGATCTCAAAACTAATTTGTTGCTCGTCACCCAAGAAGGCTATGCGAAGCGAATACCCGCCCATGTATTGCGTCAAGGCAATCGCGGCGATATTCCAACTCAGGCTTTAGCTTTTGCCAGCAAATCGGATCGGCTGGCAGGAATTGTATCGGCAACAATAAGTGAGGTCGCTTTGCTCACCAGCAATCAACGGATCGTGCGCCTACCTGTCGATAAAATAGGCAAGTGGGGCAAAGAAGGCACGGGCGATCGCCTCCGCGAAATTAAGGATAATGAGAAAATTATCTCTGTTATTGCTATTCCTGCTACTACTTCATCGGGCATGGAGTGA
- a CDS encoding response regulator: MKTVLIVEDDPINARVFAKILTKRGGLETKHTENVEEVMEIATSGQVDIILMDVSLSRSVYQGKAVDGIKITQMLKANPQTAKLPIILVTAHVMEGDRENFLRQSGADGYISKPVVDHQQFVEQIWAMLPKE; the protein is encoded by the coding sequence ATGAAAACCGTTTTGATTGTAGAGGATGACCCTATAAATGCTCGCGTTTTTGCCAAAATTTTGACAAAACGTGGTGGCTTGGAGACAAAGCATACAGAAAATGTAGAAGAGGTCATGGAGATTGCGACATCTGGACAAGTCGATATTATTTTGATGGATGTTTCTCTTTCGCGCAGCGTTTACCAGGGTAAAGCAGTGGATGGGATCAAGATTACCCAAATGCTGAAGGCAAATCCGCAAACTGCTAAGTTACCAATTATCCTCGTCACAGCTCACGTCATGGAAGGCGATCGCGAAAACTTTCTGCGCCAAAGCGGTGCAGACGGTTACATTTCAAAACCAGTCGTGGATCACCAGCAGTTTGTCGAACAAATTTGGGCGATGCTGCCGAAGGAATAG